A part of Phoenix dactylifera cultivar Barhee BC4 chromosome 2, palm_55x_up_171113_PBpolish2nd_filt_p, whole genome shotgun sequence genomic DNA contains:
- the LOC103696200 gene encoding LOB domain-containing protein CRL1-like has product MTGFGSPCGACKFLRRKCVRGCVFAPYFCHEQGAAHFAAIHKVFGASNVSKLLTHLPVNDRSEAAISMSYEAQARLQDPIYGCVAHIFALQQQVVNLQAQLASLKAQAAQEGLGNGSRATLTPQEDKLCKKFPPFQQDGQVFFQTGDGRMLPPFHPNTESMNYYNNELLGANCIQSSQLYNPRSGSNDEDASFCTEDDPSCAMATLDMQPNTWTSAYHDMEDLQSVTFAYLHGL; this is encoded by the exons ATGACAGGGTTTGGCTCTCCCTGTGGAGCTTGCAAGTTCCTAAGGAGGAAGTGTGTCAGGGGATGTGTCTTCGCCCCGTACTTCTGCCATGAGCAAGGGGCCGCACACTTCGCAGCCATCCATAAGGTCTTTGGGGCCAGCAATGTCTCCAAGCTCCTCACGCACCTCCCTGTAAACGACCGCTCCGAGGCCGCCATTTCTATGTCTTACGAGGCCCAAGCAAGGCTCCAAGATCCCATCTATGGCTGCGTTGCCCACATCTTTGCCCTCCAACAACAA GTTGTCAATCTTCAAGCACAGCTCGCCTCTCTCAAGGCCCAAGCAGCCCAAGAAGGCCTTGGCAATGGCTCTCGTGCCACTCTCACCCCTCAAGAAGACAAGCTCTGTAAAAAATTTCCACCTTTTCAACAAGATGGGCAGGTTTTCTTTCAAACTGGGGATGGAAGGATGCTGCCACCTTTTCATCCAAATACCGAGAGCATGAACTACTACAACAATGAACTTTTAGGAGCCAATTGCATTCAATCCTCTCAGCTGTACAACCCCCGTTCTGGCTCGAACGACGAGGACGCGTCCTTTTGCACTGAGGACGACCCTTCATGTGCCATGGCCACTCTTGACATGCAACCAAACACCTGGACTTCAGCATATCATGACATGGAGGACCTTCAATCAGTGACCTTTGCTTATCTTCATGGCTTATGA